The genomic DNA GCAACTCGGCGGCGATCGTCAAGGCGCTGATCGATCTCGCCGTCGCGCTCGGAGTCGACGTCACCGCCGAGGGTGTGGAGACCGAGGCGCAGAAGATGCTGCTGGTCGCCATGGGCTGCCGGCAACTGCAGGGCTATCTCCTGTCGCCGCCGCTCGAGCCGGTCCAACTGCTCGGCCTTTCCGGTCTGGCTTCGCCGGATGAGGTCGAGCCGGCCGCCGCGCGCGCCTGATCCCTACCAGCCGGGCAGGATCTGGTTCGCCTTGGTCCGCTTCATCTTGGCGAAAGCAAGCGCCGCGAAGTCGAAGCTTCCCGTCTCCTCGCCGACGGGCACGGAAATGTTGTCGAGGCTTTCCGCAATGTGGCGGGCCAGGGCGTCGACGATCTCCGGCTGCGAGGTCTGGCCGCGCATGATGCCGATCCGGCAGTCCGGCAGCGCATCGAACCCATCGGCCTCGCCAAGCACGCGCATGCCGGGCCTGAGCGCGCATTCCGGCAGCACCGAGATGGCGAGGCCGGAAAGCACGGCGGCGGTGATCACGGTGGCCGAGAAGCTGGAGAACAGCACGCGATACTCGCGGTTCTGCCGGTCGAGCACGTCGACGGCGGCGCGCCGCCAGACGCAATTCGGCCGGCCGAACGCCATCGGCAGGATTTCCTGCTCATGCGTGGCGTGGTTGGCCGAGGTGACCCACAAAAGCGGTTCGCGCCGCACCACTTCCGACTGGCCGCGGGTGTCGTTGTGCGTCACCAGCGCGAGGTCGAGATTGCCGCGCTTGATGTGCTCGACCAGCCCGGGCGTCGGTTCGCAGATCACGGTCAGCTCGACCCGCGGGTTGGAGCGCGAGAAGCGCGCCATGATCTCGGGCAGGAAACGGTCGGCATAGTCGTCCGGCGTGCCGATCCTGATCGTGCCTTCCAGCCGCTGGTCGTCGAAGGCGGCTAAAGTCTCGCGGTTGAGGTAGATCAGCCGCCTGGCATAGGACAGCAGCCTGTCGCCTTCCTCGGTCAACTTGTTGGTGCGCCCGTCCTTTTCGAACAGCGGCTTGCCGATCCGCTCCTCCAGCCGGCGCATCTGCATCGACACTGCCGACTGCGTGCGATGCACCTCTTCGGCCGCCCGGGTGAAGCTGCCGGTGTCGGCGATCGAGATGAAGGTCTGCAACTGATCGAGATCGAGCGGCGCTTTCATCGGTCCAATCCATCATTGATGTTGATGCTACAGATTAAAAACATTCGTTGGATTAATCAATCACGCGATGGCAAATTGGCATTGTCCACATGAAGGCACTGCATGTCGCCCAAAAGTGGCTCCCGGGTTGGGGGCGACGACATGCATCACTTTAAGTGTATCGAGACCGCAACGGCGCTTCTCCCAAGGCGCCGGTTGCCTGGTTTCGTCCGCTCGACTCCGAAGGAGAGACCGACATGACCACGATCGAATTCGCCTCCAAGACCCCGCGCATCACCACGCGTCCGGCCGTTGCGACGCTTGTGGTCAATGCTCTCGTCAACGCCTACCGCGCCTGGAAAAACCGCCGCGCCTTCTACCGCCTTGGCGAGATGTCGGACGCCGAGCTTGCCGATATCGGCCTCACCCGCGCCGACCTCCACGTCGCCGTTGCCGTGCCCTTTGGCCGCGATCCGACGGCGAAGCTGCGCGCGATTGCCAGCGACCGCGCCGACACGATCGAGGACCTCGCCCGCAAGGTGGCCTGAGCGGCTGCATTCTCGGTCGCCTGTGAACCTTTTTGAGGGCTCGGCGCGACCAAGCTTCATGCAGGCTCCCACACTCCCAGCCGGTTCCCCGCCGGCCTGCCTGCAGATTGCCCGGTTCCCCCTGCGGACCGGGCATTTTTCTTTTGAGTTGAGCGCTACCGCCGTTCCATGCCGCGCTTGAACTGGTCGAAGATCGTTTCCATGCCCTTCTGATACTCGTCGCGCTGCTGCGCGCCGGTCTCGAACATCTGGCCGAAAATGTCGTCAAACGGGTTTCGCGGCCGGCCGCTCGGATTGGTCTGCGGCTGCGGCTCACTCTGTTGGGGTTGGCGCTGTTGCGGCTGCTGCGGCGCCGGCTGACCGCCCGGCAAGCCGAAGCCGCCGCCCTGGCGCAGCATCTCCTCGAACATCTTGCCGAGCGGATTGTCGCCATAAGGGCTCTGCGTCTGCTGAGGCTGGTTTTGCGTCTGCTGCGCGCCGCCGCCGAACATGTCCTGCAGCACCTTGCCAAGCGGATTATCGCCGTAAGGGTTCGGCGTCTGCTGCGGCTGGCTTTGCGGCTGCTGCGTGCCGCCGCCGAACATGTCCTGAAGCACCTTGCCCAGAGGATTGTCGCCATAAGGATTGGGCGCCGGTTGCGGCGCCTGCGCGCCGCCTCCCGCCTGCCGCATCATCTCCTCGATGATTTCGCCAAGCGGGTTGCTGCCGCCGCCGAAGCCGCCGGCGGCCTGCATCTGGTTGTTGGTCTGCTTGAACAGCCCGCCCATCATCATCGAGGCCATCGCCGGCAGCATCTGCTGCAGCACCTGCTGGCTGAGCCCGGTGGCCTGCGCGGCCTGGGCGGCGACGGCGCGCGACAGGTCCTTCGAGCCGAACAGGTGGCCGAGAATGCCGTTGCCCTCGTTGATGCCTTGCGGCGAAAAGGCTCTGGTGGCGTCCTCGAAATATTTGGCGTGCTGGCCGCTCGCCATCGCCGTCATGAAGGCGCCCATCCCGTAAGGATCGGCGGTGTTACGCTGCAGCCCCTGCGAGAAGGCGGGTAGCAGCGCCTGGATCGCTGCCTGGGTCTGCTGCATCGACAGGCCATACTGCTGAGCCAGCGCCTGCATGCCGGCGCCGTTCTGGGCTTGCGAAAAAATGTCGAACAGGGAAGGCATGGGGTCTCCTCCGCAATATCCTCACGGAGGAACCTAGTTCGTTTCCATCACCGATTGAAGCGGCTTTTGCCGAGCCGCTGTCAGGCGGCAGGCGAACGGCTAATAGGCGTATTCCATGAATACCGGCTCGATCGAGCCGCCCCAGCGTGTGTGATAGGCAGACAGCATCTCCTCGGCGCTGGTGGTGCCGCGCGCCACCACCTCGTCGAGGGTGTTGAGGAACGAGGTCTCGTCATAGCCGTCGCGGTTCTTCTTGCAGCGATTCTTCAGTCCCATGCGCGAGATGGCGAGCACGTCGCGGGCGACGTCGCGCAAGGTGGCGTTGCGGAACGGCGCCGCAATGCCCTGCTCCGGCACGGCGTTGCGCATCGCCAGAGCTTCCTTGTAGGTCCAGCTCGATGTCAGCGTCTCGGCGGCGTCCAGCGCCTGCTCGTCATAGAGCAGCCCGACCCAGAAGGCCGGCAGGGCGCAGATGCGCCGCCATGGTCCGCCGTCGGCGCCGCGCATTTCGAGGAAGCGCTTCAGCCGCACGTCCGGAAAGAGGGTCGACAGGTGGTTGGCCCAGTCGCCCATTGTCGGTAGCCCGTCGGGCACTTCGCCGCGGGCGGCACCCGCCATGAACTGGCGGAATGTGTAGCGCGTCATGTCGTGATAGTGGCCGTCGCGAATGACGAAATACATCGGCACGTCGAGCGCCCATTCGACATAGTCGGCAAAGCCGAAGTCGGGTGCAAAGCAGAATTCCAGCATGCCGGAGCGCTGGTTGTCGGTATCGCGCCAGATGTCGCCGCGCCAGCTCTGAAGGCCGTTCGGATGGCTCTCCGTGAAAGGCGAATTGGCGAACAGCGCCGTCGACAGCGGCTGCAGCTTCAGCGACACCTGCATTTTTCGCCGCATGTCGGTCTCGCTTTCGAAGTCGAGATTCACCTGTATCGTGCAGGTGCGGTACATCATGTCGAGGCCCTTCGATCCGACCTTCGGCATGTAGCGGGTCATGATCTCGTAGCGCGACTTCGGCATTTTCGGCGTTTCGGCGAGCGACCATTTCGGGCTGCCGCCGAGGCCGAGGAAGCGGATGCCGAGGGGCTCGGCGATCTCGCGCACCTGCGCCAGATGCGCGTTGCCCTCGCGGCAGGTCTGGTGGATCGACTCCAGCGGCGCGCCGGAAAGCTCGAACTGCCCGCCCGGCTCCAGCGAGATCGCGCCCTGGCCGGTCGGCTCGACCAGGCCGATGATGCGGCCGGCATCCATGATCGGATCCCAGCCGAGCTTTTCCTGCATGCCTTCCAGGATGGCGCGGATGCCGCGCTCGCCGCCATAGGGCACCGGCGCATTGCCGTCGACATAGAAGGGGAATTTCTCGTGCTCGGTGCCGATGCGCCATTTGTCGCGCGGCTTGTTGCCCGCGGCCAGGTAGCCGACGAGTTCGTCGATGCCTTCGATGGGACTGGTATCGGTTGTGTCGCGCGCCATGAAAAAGCCCTCCGCAGCGGCCGACCGACCGCCGGGCGCTAGATGGACGAAATGTCAGTAGCCGATCAAGCGAAAAATCCTGAGCCACGGCTCAACTGGATTTGATCTGCATGGCGCGCCTTCCCTTCTCCCCTTGTGGGAGAAGGTGGATCGGCGCGCTAGCGCCGAGACGGATGAGGGGTGTTCCAGCGGAGTGAGACGTTGGTGTCTTCTGGAGCACCCCTCATCCGTCGCCTTCGGCGACACCTTCTCCCACGAGGGGCTAGCGTGCGCACACATTTGCTTCGGGCTCATTTTTGCGAGGCCAGAACGAAGCCGTGTGTGATGGCGTTGAAGCGTCTGAGGCCGTGGGTGAAGGTGATGGGCCCTGGCGGGCGTTCCTTTTCGTAGCCGTTCCAGCCTCCGAGCCTGGCGATACACCAGGCGGCCCAGGCGAGCGTGTGCGTGGGGTGCGGGTTCTTCTGCTTTTGGGTCTTGCCTTCAAGCTTGGCGATGAGCACTTCCAGGACGGTGATCTCGGTGGGATCGAAGAGGTGTGCGGCCTGGAAGCGCTGGCCCGGCGAACCACGCCCGTGTACGAGTTGCATGACCTTGGTGGCGACGACCAGAGCGGTGGCGGCCAGACGTTCGAGTGCATCGCCGTCGGCGATGAGACTTTCCTCCAGATCGATGGCCTGCGACTTCACGGTCCGAAACAGCTGTTCGACGCTCCAACGCGAGCGATACAGGTCGACGATGCGGCAGGCATCGGCGAGCGTTTCGACGCTGTGGGTGGTCAACAGCCGCCAGATCACCGCGTCCTTGGCCGAAGGTGGATCGATCTCACGCACTTCCACCATGTTGAGCGTGAGTTCGCGCGGATCGCGGCTGTCGGCGCCAAGGCGGGGCTGGCGCAAGCTCACCGCGGTGAAGCGAACGGCCAGTTCGACGGTGCGGGCCGGCCGGCCGGGTCGGGCCTGCAGTTCGAAGGCAATGCGGCCGGCTTCCGGCGTCTTGGCGATCGCGCCGAACAGGCGCTCGCCCCGGGTGCCCAAGGCCCGATCCCGTACAGCGCGGATGAGCACATGGGTGCGCTCGTCGGGCAGCCTTGCAAACACTTCGTAGATGTCGGCCTCGCGGTCGCCGATCACCGTCATCTGCGGCGCGTCGGTCAGCGCCTGGCATGCCGCCTTGGCGGTGCCGATCCACTTGTGGCTTTCCTTGGCTTCGATCGGCAGCGCCTGGTAGTCATCCGCCTTCTCTGCCTCGCGCCGCCAGATCGTGGCGCCTGCAAGGCCAAGGACCGAGCCGTCCACGGCATCCACGGCCAACGCCGGATGCACGAACAGCCCGATATCCGTGCCATTGCCGACACGACCGAGGCCGCGCTTGCGCGAAGCCTTGGCTTCATAGTTGATCTCGCTGCTGTCCTCGATGATCAGCACGTGGCGGCCGGCGGCCAGTTCGGCGGTTCGCGCCGCCGCCGTGCGGATGATCTCTTGCGTGCTCACGTGGCGATTGCGAAACAGGCGTGTGAATGCGACCTTCTCGGCGCGCGTGTCGGCCAGCCGGCGCATGCCCGTGCTGACACGCGCAAACATGCGCTCCAGAACCATGCTCCCCTTTTTTGCAGGCGCAGGTCGCCGAAGTAGCCAAGCAACGAAGCCATCGTCAAAACCTCCAGAATCAACAATGGCGGCTACAGAATCACATACAATTCAACCGCTTCAAGCCATTTTCCGACGGCGCCTCTTCACGCTTGACCACAGCACGAAGCAAATGTGTGCGCACGCTAGCCCACGAGGGGAGAAGGGAAGATCCTACCAGTCGCCGATCGTCGCCTGCATCACCGCGAGCGCCGCCACCGCCGCCGTATCGGCGCGCAGGATGCGCGGTCCGAGCGGGATGGCGGTGACGAAAGGCAACGCCCTCAGCATCCTGCGTTCGTCATCGGAAAATCCGCCTTCCGGCCCGACCAGCAGCGCGAGTTTTTTCTCCCGCACCTTCTGCAACGCCGGCAGCGGGTTGTTGGTCGAGGCGTCCTCGTCGCAGAAGATCAGCCGCCGCTCCTTGTCCCAGCCGCCGAGCAGCCGCTCCAGCTTTGCCGCCTCGCGCACCTCCGGCACGGCCAGGATGCCGCATTGCTCGGCCGCCTCGACGACATTGGCGCGCAGCCGGTCGATGCCGGGCTTCGCCACCTGCGTATGCTGGGTGACGATCGGCTGGAGGATGCCGGCGCCCATCTCCACCGCCTTCTGCACCAGATAGTCGAGCCGGCCCTGCTTCAGCGGGGCGAAGCAATAGACCAGATCGGGCAGTGGCGGCTGCGGCCGCTGCAGGGAGAGCACCTTGAGCCGGACTGCCTTCTTGGATCTGGCGGCGATCGCCGCCGACCATTCGCCGTCGCGGCCGTTGAAAAGAAGAACTTCCGCGCCTTCGCCGAGCCGCAGCACATGCGCGAGATAGTGGCTCTGCTGTTGTCCGGCATCGAATTCGGTGCCTGGTCCGAGATCGTCCGGCACGAACAGCCGCTGCATCTTGTAGTTGGCGCGCATGGCCGAGCAATGGGCGAGGGCAGCGTTGCCGTCAAGTATCGGCGGACGGATGCCAGACAGGCGCGTAGCCTTGCCTCAGCACCGAAACGCTGGTGGCAGGCGTGAGCAGACGAAGCGGCCGACCGGCGAGACTGTCGAGGGCGATAGGGTCGGCATAACCCGCGAACGACCATCCGAGCGCCTTGCCGGCACGGAGCGCATAGGCGGTGTCGTTGTCGGCCACCATCGAGCCATCGGGCAGGTTGCCAAGCTCCACGGCTGCGACGGCCGGTGGCCGGCCGCCCGAAGCCAGCCGCTCCTTGTGCAGCCGCTTGTCGACCATCGGCGCGCGCGGTTCGGCAATGCCGATTGCCTCGCCGAAACGGCCCACGAAATCTGTCGCCCGTTCGCGCTGGCAAAAGAAGCAGGGCCGGTGGCCGGCGGCCAATGCCGTCACCTCGTCGAGGAAGAACAGCTCGGTCCAGCCGGCTTTGCCCCCCAATTGGCCGTCACTTTGGCGGTTGCGGCCCATCGGCTCGCGTCGCACGTTGCGGAACTCGCAGACGCAGATGATCCAGGCCTGTAACGCCCAGCGCTTCTTCAGTAGCGTCTTCGTCTCGGGATCATGGATGATGCCGCGATTGCCCATGAACAGGCCGCGCTCGGGCGCGGCGTGGATGGCGCCGAACGGATCGACCCGGTTCTGCAGTGGCATAGCTTTCTCTCCGGCGCGCACCTTGGCTGAAATGCGGGCGGCATGATATCGCTCGCCCGTGCAATTTCATGTCAGCAGGATTCTCATGCGGGTGCTGGTGGTCCAGAACTACGAAAACACCGGCCTCGGTCAGGTCGGCGCCGCACTTAAGGAGGCCGGCGCCGAGCTCGACCTGCGGCGTCCCTATGAGGGTGACCCGCTGCCTCAGGACGCGGCCGGGCACGATGCGATGGTCGTGCTGGGCGGCGGGCAGAATGCGCTGGCCGACGACGACTACCCCTATTTTCCCTCTCTGCTCGAACTGACGCGCGAATTCGCCGGCAGGGACCGGTCGGTGCTCGGCATTTGCCTCGGCGGCCAGCTCGTCGCCCGCGCCTTTGGCGCCGAAAACCACATCGGCCGGGCGGTTGAGTTCGGCTGGTGCGGCGTGTCGCTGACGAGGGAAGCCAAGGCCGATCCCGTGCTCGGCGCGCTGCCAGAAGAATTCCCGATCTTCCAGTGGCACGACGACACGTTCGACCTGCCCGAAACCGCCGTCCGGCTCGCCGGCAACGAGGTCGCCACGAACCAGGCCTTTCGCATCGGCCGCGCCGTCTATGGCTTCCAGTTCCATTTCGAGGCCGACCGCCCGCTGGTGCGCGACTGGAGCACGTCCTTCGCGGCAACGATTGCCGAGCGTAACCCCGACTGGGCCGGCAAGCTCGACGACGAGATGGCCCGCAACGGGCCCGACGCCGACGCCGCCGGACTGGCGATCGCCCGCGCCTGGGTGGCGACGATCTAGTTATCTCACCGATCGTTTCGCCAAGCGTGACATAATTGGCACGCGATGGCAGTTCCGCCTGGGGAAAACCTGCTTCGTCCTTGGCCTGTGCTCGCTCGCCATCCTAGAAGGCGCCCGCCCTGTATCGTTCGTGCAACCGCAATGAACCTTCTGTGTGATCTGCGCGACACACCGGCGATACAGAATCTGCCTAGAAGCGCGAAATCGTCGAAACATTGAGACGCATTTTATCGTTTCAACGCATTGGTAACCGCCTCGTGCACAGATGCAGAAAGCTCAACCAGAGATGACGTCCGTGAAAGCAGCGCTTTTGTCCTTTGTTATGCTGTCTGCCATCATCGTGTGCGGCCTCGGCATCTACGCCGCCGATGCAGCCAACAATCACCAGGCCGTTGACGGCTACGGCGTCACCGCCGCGCTTCGCTAAAGCCTGATCCTTCCCGACAAACGAAAAGCTGACCCCACAGCCGGGATCATGGCTAGAACGCCTTTCCCTGCACGGTCACGATACGCTTGTCGCCGCCGTTAACGGCAAGGGCGCTCAGCATTCCCGATTGCCAGGCGAGCGTGTCGACATTGACGCGGTTGGCCAAAACCTCGGTCTCTGGCACCGGTGTGTGCCCGTGCACGATCACCTTCGGGTGAAGGCCGGGGTGGTCGTGGAAGGCGTCGCGGATCCAGATCAGGTCCTGCGGGCTCTGGCTTTCGAGCGGAATGCCGGGCCTGATGCCGGCGTGACAGAAGAAGAAGTCGCCGAAGGTCACTGAAAAGGACAGCGAGCGCAGGAAGTCGACATGGGCTTGCGGCAAGGCTTCGACCAATGCCGCGTGTCCGTGCGCCAGCACCTCGTCCGGCCTGCCGAACCAGCTGCTGCCGGTCGAGAGCTTCACCCCGTATGACGCCGCGGTCTGGATACCGCCATAGCGCATGAACAGGCCGTCCGCGTCGGGCTCGGCAAGAAATTCCAGCATGCCGATGTCGTGATTGCCGGCAAGCGTCAGGTTGCGCGGGTCGCGCTCTCTTGCCTCGATCAGGAAATCGATGACGCCTTTGGAATCCGGTCCGCGGTCGACATAGTCGCCGAGATGGATGATGCGCCAATCGGATGACGGTGCATATTCCAGCTCGCTTTCGATCCGGCGATGCATCGCGGCAAGCAGGTCATGGCGGCCATGCACGTCGCCGATCGCATAGAGCCGCATGCCGTCCGGCCCGCGAGCGTCGAGATAATGAATGCCGGTCTCAATCAAGGCATGCGTCTTCCCGTGTCGTAATCACGGGAAACTAGCGCGGATCGATGAATAGGCCCTAGCGTCGCAGCTGGTCCTTGCCCATGTCGGTTACCAAACGCTTACCGCACAGCGCCAGCGTGATGTCCATCTCCTTGCGGATGATTTCGAGCGCCTTGGTGACGCCCGCCTTGCCCATCGCGCCGAGTCCATAGAGGAAGGGCCGGCCGATATAGGTGCCCTTGGCGCCGAGGCAGAGCGCCTTGAGCACGTCCTGGCCAGAGCGGATGCCGCCGTCCATATGCACCTCGATCCTGTCGCCGACCGCATCGGCGATCTCCTCCAGCACCGAAATCGAAGAAGCGGCGCCGTCGAGCTGGCGTCCGCCGTGGTTCGACACGACGATCGCGTCGGCGCCGGTCTCGGCCGCCATCAGCGCGTCCTCCTTGTCGAGAATGCCCTTCAGGATCAGCTTGCCGCCCCAACGCTCCTTGATCCAGGCGACATCCTTCCACGAAAGCTGCGGATCGAACTGCTCCGTCGTCCAGGACGACAGCGAAAAGACGTCGCCGACATCCTTGGCATGGCCAACGATGTTGCGGAAGGTTCGACGCGGCGTGCCGGCCATGCCCAGGCACCAGCGCGGCTTGATGGCCATGTCGATGATGTTGGCGAGCGTCATCTTGGGCGGCGCCGACAGCCCGTTGCGCACATCCTTGTGGCGCTGGCCGAGGATCTGCAAATCGAGCGTCAGCACCAGCGCCGAGCACTTCGCCGCCTTGGCGCGATCGATGAGGTTGAGCACGAAATCCTTGTCGCGCATCACATAAAGCTGGAACCAGAACGGCTTCTTGGTGACGGAGGCGACATCCTCGATCGAGCATATGCTCATCGTCGACAGCGTGAACGGCACGCCGAACGCCTCTGCCGCCTGCGCCGCCAGCATCTCGCCGTCGGCATGCTGCATGCCGGTCAGGCCGGTCGGGGCCAGCGCCACCGGCATCGCCACCTTCTGGCCGATCATGGTCGATTCCAGCGAGCGGTTGCTCATGTCGACCAGCACGCGCTGGCGGAATTTTATCTTGCCGAAATCCTCTTCGTTGGCGCGGTAGGTGCTCTCGGTCCAGGCGCCGGAATCGGCATAGTCGAAGAACATCTTCGGTACCTTGCGGCGCGCCAGGTCCTTGAGGTCGGCGATGGTGAGAATTTCGCTCATGGTGGTCCCCGCTTGATCGATGCTTAGGAGCGTTTGCGTGTTGGTTCGATGTCGCCGGCTTCCGAGCGCTGCCTGAGCCGCAGCCGCGACACCCGCTGCCAGTCGCCGCTGCGCTCGGCTTCCGCCATGGAGCGCTCGACATAGGTGATGTGGTCCATCGCGGCCTTGCGCGCGGCGGCAGGGTCGGCCGCCTTGATCGCGGCATGGATTGCCCGGTGCTGGTGAAGCAGCGCGTCGCGCGCCCCGGGCACGGTGAACACGAGGAGCCGGTTCTGGAACACGCCCTCGGAGAGCAGCCGGTAGCACGAGCGCAGCGTGTGCAAGAGGATGATGTTATGCGCGCATTCGCAGACCGCGTGATGGAACTCGACGTCGATATCCGCCTCGTCGTCGAAATCGCCGGTCCGGTGCGCTTCGTCCATGCGCGCCATGATGCGGTCGAGCAGCGCCAGATCCTCGGGCGTCGCCCGCCGCGCCGCGTATTCGGCGGCCACCGCTTCGATCTCGCGCCGGTACTCCAGATAATCGGTCACCGCCTTGCGGTGCGTGGAGATGAGGTCGGTCACCGGCTTGGTGAAAAGCTGGCCGATGACGTCGGCGACATGAGTGCCGCCGCCCGGCCTGGTCGTCAGCAGCCCACGTCCCTCCAGCGCCTTCAGCGCATCGCGCAGGATCGGCCGCGACACGTCGAACTGCCGCGCCAGTTCGCGCTCGCCCGGCAGCCGGTCGCCGGTACGCAGCACGCCTTCCAGGATCAGGTTCTCGATCTGCTGCAGCACCTCGTCGGCGGTGCGCGAATGCTCGATCCTGGAGAAGATATCGCTCAACGGAGGGCGCCTGGGAATGGGACGGATGTCGCGCAGATTAAAGCCACTGCCGCCAACTGGTCAAATTATTTATCCAATTCGCCGGATCCGGTAGACTCCGCGGCCGCGCCGTCCCATTCATGCCTGCTAAATTTGCTGTTTACGTGCAATGCTGATTGCCGCAAGAGGACGGGCTTGCACGAAGGGCCGAAACAAGGGGGACCAGCCGTGTCGGACGAGACGTCCAACCTCGAATTCCAGCCGCGCGCCCAAGGCAGCGTCATGGGCTTTCCGGCGCATGAGGGGCGGCCCGGCGCATTGGGCGAGGTGCATGCCCGGCCGCATCCGCTGGTCGAGAAGCCGCGTGTGCTCATCCAGCTCTCCTTCATGACCGAGGGCGGCGCCGCCGTCGACCATGCCGTGCTGTCCGACTTGTCGCGGCGCCTCGGTATCGCGGCGCCCGAACGCCATGCCCGTCACCATGCCATGAAATGGGGCAAGGGCACGGTTCGCTGGGAGCGGCACACCGAATTCTCGACCTATCTCTGGGAAGGGCCGCTCGCCGAGAACGGTCGGGGCCAGGAGGATTCGCCCTTCGGCAACGGCTTCTCGCCGCCCGGAACCGTGATCTCCGGCATCCGGCTCGAAATCCGCAAGTGGACGCAGGCGAGCGAGAAGCTGATCGCCGGCTTTGACCCGACCAGCCTCTGCTATTCGCTGGTCGAGCGGGGCGCGGCTGCCATCATCACCGACTTCCGTCAGGACGGCGATGGCCTGACCCGCATGTTGGTGCTCGACCGCGGCCTGACGCCGGCGAGCACCGGCGCCTTGTCGCATCGGCTGATCGACATCGAGACCTACCGGACGCTTGCTATGCTTGGCCTGCCGCTGGCGCTGACGCTGTCCGGCCGCGCCCGCCGCATCGAGGACCGGCTGGCCCAGACCACGTTGGAAATGAAGGCGGCCGAGACCCGCGACAGCCAGACGCTGCTCGCCGACCTCACCGAGCTTGCCGCCGAGCTGGAGGCCGACGCCGCCTCCAGTCTCTACCGTTTCGGCGCCAGCCGCGCCTATGACGGTATCGTCAGCGAAAGGCTGGAGGCGTTGGAGGAGGAGCCTGTGCAGGGCTACGACACCTGGGCCGGCTTCCTGCAACGGCGCATGGCGCCGGCCATGCGCACCTGCCGCTCGGTGGAGGAGCGCCAGGCCAATCTGTCGCGAAAACTCACCCGCACCACCACGTTGCTGCGTACCTGGGTCGATGTCGAGGTCGAGAAGCAGAACCGTGACCTGCTCGCCTCGATGAACAACCGTGCCCGGCTGCAATTGCGACTGCAGCAGACCGTCGAAGGCCTCTCGGTCGCCGCCGTGTCCTACTATGTCGTCGGCCTAATCGGCTATCTCGCCAAAGGCGCCTCGATCTTCGGCCACACCTTCGCGCCGGAAGTCGTCACTGCGGCTTCGGTGCCGGTTGCAGTGCTGCTCGTCTGGTGGGCTGTGCGCCGTGTGC from Mesorhizobium sp. M1E.F.Ca.ET.045.02.1.1 includes the following:
- a CDS encoding DUF3422 family protein, which codes for MSDETSNLEFQPRAQGSVMGFPAHEGRPGALGEVHARPHPLVEKPRVLIQLSFMTEGGAAVDHAVLSDLSRRLGIAAPERHARHHAMKWGKGTVRWERHTEFSTYLWEGPLAENGRGQEDSPFGNGFSPPGTVISGIRLEIRKWTQASEKLIAGFDPTSLCYSLVERGAAAIITDFRQDGDGLTRMLVLDRGLTPASTGALSHRLIDIETYRTLAMLGLPLALTLSGRARRIEDRLAQTTLEMKAAETRDSQTLLADLTELAAELEADAASSLYRFGASRAYDGIVSERLEALEEEPVQGYDTWAGFLQRRMAPAMRTCRSVEERQANLSRKLTRTTTLLRTWVDVEVEKQNRDLLASMNNRARLQLRLQQTVEGLSVAAVSYYVVGLIGYLAKGASIFGHTFAPEVVTAASVPVAVLLVWWAVRRVRRMHSEPAKHPGE
- a CDS encoding FCD domain-containing protein is translated as MSDIFSRIEHSRTADEVLQQIENLILEGVLRTGDRLPGERELARQFDVSRPILRDALKALEGRGLLTTRPGGGTHVADVIGQLFTKPVTDLISTHRKAVTDYLEYRREIEAVAAEYAARRATPEDLALLDRIMARMDEAHRTGDFDDEADIDVEFHHAVCECAHNIILLHTLRSCYRLLSEGVFQNRLLVFTVPGARDALLHQHRAIHAAIKAADPAAARKAAMDHITYVERSMAEAERSGDWQRVSRLRLRQRSEAGDIEPTRKRS
- a CDS encoding alpha-hydroxy acid oxidase; translation: MSEILTIADLKDLARRKVPKMFFDYADSGAWTESTYRANEEDFGKIKFRQRVLVDMSNRSLESTMIGQKVAMPVALAPTGLTGMQHADGEMLAAQAAEAFGVPFTLSTMSICSIEDVASVTKKPFWFQLYVMRDKDFVLNLIDRAKAAKCSALVLTLDLQILGQRHKDVRNGLSAPPKMTLANIIDMAIKPRWCLGMAGTPRRTFRNIVGHAKDVGDVFSLSSWTTEQFDPQLSWKDVAWIKERWGGKLILKGILDKEDALMAAETGADAIVVSNHGGRQLDGAASSISVLEEIADAVGDRIEVHMDGGIRSGQDVLKALCLGAKGTYIGRPFLYGLGAMGKAGVTKALEIIRKEMDITLALCGKRLVTDMGKDQLRR